The Dermacentor variabilis isolate Ectoservices chromosome 4, ASM5094787v1, whole genome shotgun sequence genome contains the following window.
TGACATCTCCTTgcagtcgcagcagcactgcctaGGAACTCCTTCGCAGTCCAAATGCCACACAGCATAGTCAAccgcagatccctgtcgcgtgccagcgccgacttcttcgtgtcacgttcacgatgtctaatttttcttttatgctgagcacccggtgtctttctttttccgagctttggcatgacgcgagtccttgtttgcatgacgccacaacgctctctggcaaggcgccgaaatgatgttgatgttgatgtggctttacgcgcaaatgcacagggtgcttggaggctgttgttctTACATGGTttcaatctctgaggcttgttgttctgccgggtgacccgatggagacgacgcaccgccatgtttgcgcCACGAAAAGTGGAAGCACtgtgtgttaaccgatacgtacgcaataagctggtgtGATTTACACGGTTACAaaatacattatgttcaatggccgctgagtcggagATTTGACTTTACttcttttaaaacgaaactactgtttaaaagtacggtttaacgaggttttactgtattccaGTGTTGCCCACCAGTttgatttcgtttcggtttcccatcTCCGTCTTAAAGCAACAATGTGCTCGGACCCCATGAACTCGATGCGTGCTGGCTTCTCGTGCCGCAACAATTCTTGATGAGTGGGAACGTCGAAAGCTCCTGCCAAAATGCTGTGCTTGAAGAAACTGCTGACCCAGGCCAAATTCAAGGAGTACGAACATAAGCTTGCCAAAGCTGCACGAACGACAACGCCAGTCTTAGGGGGGCCCCACCAGATCAGTCTGTGTTACGTGCTACAATGATTCACACACTTCAGGTTATGTAGATGTCTACTACATTTCAGTCTGCTGAATTTTTTAGAGACTTCGAATTGTGTGTTTTCCCGGTCGGGTaagtttttcttgtgtttttttacaAAACGTATGcgcaaggttctactgtatatggacacacacacgcaatgcagacAGTGTGTTTGGCATAGTTATCAGCCATCACAACTTCTTTGATCGTAATTCACTATGCTGTGTCTTTTGGCCAGCAACGAAATATACAGAGTTGATTGCTGGTTTGCAATATGCTGTACTGCAGGAAGCATGGCATTTGGTACCGCACAATCAACCACTCCTGCTACCACGTCTGCTCCAACGGGATTTGCTGGGTTCACAACCACCCCTGCAACAGCAGCCGCTGTGCCAGCCTTTGGTAGTGGTTTTGGGGCCACAAGTCCAGCATCCACTCCATTTGGAGGCTTTGGGTCAACAACCACTGCCATGCCATCCCCAGCAACTTCCGCCACACCAGGAGGCTTTGCGTTTGGAATGACTACGGCCACTCCTGCGTCGACTGCCTTTGGTAGCATTGGGACACCTACAGCCACACCCGCCTCTGCTCCAGCTGGTTTTGGTGGCTCCAGTACAATTACATCTGCAAATTCTGCGGCACCAGCAGGGTTTGGTGCTGCTTTTGGGTCTACCACCACAGCTCCTGCACCCACACCTAGCTTCGTTGGCTTTGGTTCCACACCAGCCTCAACAGGCACTGGTGCCCCACCAGCCTTTGGTGGCTTTGGCACTGGAGCAACCACTACTACAGCAACCTCTGCAAGCATGCTTGGTGGCTTTGGGACCGTGCCAAGTCAGACATCAGCTGCTGCGCCTTTGCCTGGCTTTGGAGGGGCCCCTGCCACAAGTGCTGCTTCTGGAGCAGCTGTACCTGCTGCTACCACTGCTTCCACCCCGTCGTTGTTTGGTACGTTTGGTGCGCAAACTCAAATGGCACCAGTGCCATCTGTGACAAGTGCAGCCCCTGCAGCAAGTTCTGCTGCTCCGACATTCAGTTTCGGAGCACCTACGCCTGCATCGTCTGCCGCCACTCCCGGTTTTGGCGTGGCACAAtcagccaccaccactgccacgcCTTTTGCTGGTTTTGGAGCAGCTGCAGCACAACCTGCAACAACAGCGACTGGTATGGGGGTCACTGGTAAGGGTGCTTTTATGTAGAATCTTTTGGAATGGATCAGTCAGAACCACTGCAGTGTTTTCTTGTGGCAGCATGGCTTAAATTTTTCCATACCGCAGGAAATTACGAAGATTGTACCAAAATAAGCAGAGGTATGACTCGCAATGTGATTGTTCAAGAAGCCGATAGTAAAGAGCAAACTACACACATTGTCACTAACATTAGAGTTACATTATTGGTTTCCTGTAGGGAACCAGAGCTGCAGACCAATATATGCATACATGCACTCATACAAACAATGCATGAGTGCATGCAATTCCTCACATCATTCACCTGGATCATTTTCACCTTTTGTACTTTAAACACAAAGGATGTTGGATGTGACAGCACTGATTCTTGAATATGTGTATTCATGTCTTTCAGCTGTCACGAGCTGTGATCACATGTGCGTGCCTTATAAGAATTATAGCTTATCAATGAAAGCTTAGCATTATATTTGGCGTTTTGCATAGAAATTGAAAAGGCTCACAGTTGCCACCATGCGCTGGTGTATGTGTTTCTCACATGTTGCATTTTCAGCAGTCATTAGATAAGACACGCAAGTGTAAAATCCAGGCTCGTGATCACAATGATAGGGATCGATGTGTACTTGCAAACAtaataaagaataaaaagaaacagaagcgtTGCTGGCAGTGCCACACGGGCGACGCATACAGGGAGCGACTTTCTCGCATAATTTTGATGTCCAAGATGAAGCTCCTTGGCACAACTCTATCTCCCTAAAGGGAGCCATGTACATTAACTTCAACAAACATTGGCAAATGCTGCCATCAAGTGCAAAAAACTGCAACTAGAAGCAATCTACTGGATAGACTCATCATCGGTTGACACTGAGTATTTTTTCCTTGTGATGAATACACTTGTCATCGGCTATGTTGGCACAAATTTCAGTGATTATATTCGTCAGCAGAAgagaaaagtctttcttttttaaaacagGAGCATACTGCACAGTTCTTTGATAGATGCATTTCCTGGCCTTTGTATCAAAAGTATGCCAAGGAACCTAGCTTTTGCTTTCATTGGTTATATGCTAGCCAGGAGTGTAGACCTTCAGAAACTTGGATGTTGTATTCTCAAAGTCTTGGTTACTTAAGTCTGCAGAGCACAGTCAGCATTAGATTTATAGCAGGATAACTAATGCTTAAGGGAATGAATGGAATGGAATGCAGTTCAACCATGTTTGGTAATCATCTCATGTAAGATGTTTCAGCATGCAAGTTGTCAACCAAAATTTACTTTAATTAAGCTTGCAAGTAAATTTTATTTCACTGACCTGTGTTTGCTGACAAAGAAGTGAGGCGTTACTGTGATGTGAGAAAAATAGATAACATGATCACTGTCTCAAATGTCACGGGGCCACTGGCTCTCTCCACTTTGTGGCTACACATTTTGTTTGGTGGAACACAGCTGAACCTGAGCATAATGAAGTTAACACTTTAATAGTGCTACATCAGTTCAGTGCTTTCGCACATGGGTGCATACTGGCAAGTTGCGCAAGAGCTCCCACTGAAACAGCAACCAAACTGCTTTGCCCTGAATTTACTAGTTCAGGATATTGATGCCGTCCATGCAAGGTGTGTTCTGCCACTGCATGCTAGAGGATATGTTCAGGAACACTCCTCTGCTCACAGAAGATGAATCTTGTGGGCCCTGACTACTTCCATTGTCAGCATTTTAGTGATCGGGGGTCTGAGGTCAGCCTAGTAAATTAACCCTTTGCAGTCATATGTTGGGCCTCTCCCGACATGCAAAATTATTGATTCTGGTCAAGCCAGAaagtatatgtgtgtgtgtgtatgtgtctgcACGTGCATGCGCGCACATTTGCTGCACCATTCAGAAACTTTTACAACCATTGACAATTCCACTGAGGGCAGCAATTTGTTAGAGAAAGACGTGGAGGAATTCGTACATGCTTTTCGTGCGCGGAGTGCTGAGGGTCGCTACATTTTCTTCACATACATTTTACAGGAAGAACTCGCTTTAGTTTAGTGAATCTGAAGATGATTTTAGTTCTTGAGAGAACATATTCTACCTTCAGATCACCAAGAATGGTCCTTGAATgaaagcactgaagaagaaagCGACGATGAGGACCCCTGACAAAACTTTTCCTGTCACAATCACATATTACATAATGCTGGCTGGAGTCTGTGCACGGCACAAAAGCCTCAGACATTATGAAAATTTCCTGAAGTAACTTATTTACTGTGCGATTATTCACACCAGAGCTCCTTCAGCACGACTTCCAAAACATGGGAAATAATTGCTTACTGGAACAACTGCAAAGTGCGTAAATACTTGTGTCCGCAAATGGTAAAGACACATGGCGTGCTTATGCTGGATGTTTCTATGAATATGGTAAGTAACATTTAAAGGTAGCCATTTTGTAATAAAAGGGCGGTTCCTTCAGAGATGTGCCACCAGCGTGGCGACCATGGCTAAGGGGTGATACAAGGTAATCATTCACTAATTAATAAAACTCCAATAATTaacttttgtttctttaattTCAGTGTGCTCATcataatcaggaaattgaagcgagctctccGTACACGCCATATAGACTGTTATTTGTGGAAAAATGCAGTTACCTGTGGAACTATGGCACGACAAGTTTCAGCTATCAGAGCATACGAAACTGAAACTGGGAGGCTGCCCCTTGAGGCAACATGCACAGAGTAGCAAGGCGCTGACTGCCCGCCGCTGGATGATGTAAGCAGAGTGTTGCCTCGAGATGTGCAGCTGTGTGTGCGCTGCAACCTCCAAGTTCAAGTTTCGCATGCTCCGATAGCCGAAATTTGCTGTACCATAGTTCCACATTTTTCCACATCCAGAAGCTCATATGGATTGTACAGAGAGCTTCCTTCAATTTCACCATTACAATGAGCCTGCTTAAATTAAAGGCATAAAAGTTAGCTATTGCATTTTTGTTAATTGGGGACTGATTACCTTGTATCACCTGTGTCACCCCATGGTCACCACCGCTGATGGCATGTCTCCAAAGGAACAGTGTTTTTATTTCAGAATGACTATTTTTAGCTATTACCTATAGTCTTTgtagaaacaccctgtatacgagTGTGGGACGGCAGTGCTACAGCAGAGTCCTCTCATAAGACGGTACATTTTCAGATCTGCATTTAGGTTTAAGGTAAAAATACACTGCAGCCTCCCTTCAATGTCACATCACTGGTGGTCAACATCCTGAGAATGTGCATGCCCTCCAGCCTGTTCATTAGTTTCCACCAAGATCTGTGTAGCAGCAATGTTGCACTGTCTCTGCCACAAATTTAGAGAATGCTTCGAACTCATTCTCCAAAGCTCAAGAACTGCACTGTGCGAAATGTATCAGTATGGGGCAGCACCACTTGAACTACTGCAGGCAAATAAAATGGAATCCATGTCAGCCATGCCATGTTCAGGCAGTGTTGGCAAAATGCTTAGTACAATGAAACCTAGTTAAACCGTGTTAAACCTTGTTAAACCTTGTTAAACCTTTTGTGTAGCCACACCTCTTAGGCTTTGTTTTGAGGGCCAACTACTTTTCTCTCCCTGTTTACAGCATCTTCTGCCGCAGCCCCACCACTTGTTTCACCTTTCATGGCTACTGCAAGCACAGCAGCAGCATCCCCTGCAGCCCCCATGCCTTCAGTGGCGTCAGCATTTGGTGGCAGTGGCACAACTACCACGCCTGCCACCGCCTCCACACCATCACTGGCTTCAGTGTTTGGTGGGGGCACGGCAGCAGCGCCAGCTGCAACCTCTGCGCCTTCCTCAGCGGCATCAGTGTTTGGCACTGGCACTTCAGCTACCACGCAGGCAGCATCCACAGCTACATCTACACTGCCCACTCCTGCCGGTTTTGGTGCAACAACGGCAGCATCTTCTGCCCCTACAGTCACATCTGCCACAGCCAGTACAGCTGCTCCAGCAGCTACTACAGCGACGCCATTTGGAGCAGCTTTTGCTGCAGGAACGCCAGGGATGGCACCTTTTGGCCAGACAAGCACCACATCTACTGGGCTGTCATTAGGTTTGTGGTTTGTCTGTTCTTCACTGGGTAGGATTATTTTACATAGAGATTAATGACTCGTGTTGAACTATAATTTCCCATGATACGTGCACCTCAGTTATGACTACTGCACAGCATGGACTTCTACCATTGCATCACTCTGTTATCAGTTATCGAAAGCCAAGCTTAAACATAAAGGTGATTTTGAAGCTAAGATTCTGGCACATGTCAGACTTGTAGAGGCTGGGCTGTGAAATCAAACTGTGTTGCTGCAGCGTTACCATTCACTGTTACTATTACAGTACTGGCCACCTGCCAGTGGTGTGCATGCTACTTATTATGTGTAACCTATACCAGGTGCATGTGCAGGGCAGATTAATTCACACACACAAAGCTGGCAAACAGCTGGGACAGTGACAGCGAGTGTAATAAAGCTCTGCTACGCTGATATTCCTTACTTTCACAATACTGCGGAGACTATGGAGCAATGTCTCTCTTGTAAACTAGCAAGAATAGACCTGGAGCACTTCATGTGAAATTGCAAATAGATTGAGAAAGAAGAATTGAATGGCTTGTCATTGCTGCCTTTACTTCAGCAACCTAATCCGCTATATCTGCTAGATTGAGTCGAGAGATGCTGCTTGTGTAAGAGACACTCCAGTTCAACTCCTCTGGGCTAAGACAGTGGATCTAGTTATGATCTTATCTCTCATTAACTTCTTTCAAAATGTATTGAAGCTCTAATTATTATTTTCCAAGAGAAACTTTCATGTGTGCTGCTGGACTAAGCCATTTGTAACCCCAAACTTTTTGTGGCTGAGACAAAATTAAGCACAATAAAAGATGATGAATGGGAAGATACAGAAATGAACAGCTTCAGTAAAAGTTTGCATTCTGTCCTGTCAGTTTATACTTGCCTGTTGTCTGTTATTGCATTTAATTTTGTCTCGGCCGTTGAAAATGCAACAACTGGCTCAATTGTCTTCATTAACTATGTTTGTAGGGTGCAAATTTTGGGGTTTGATATTGTTATGTGGAGGCAGACACAAAAGGAAaacatatttacaatatatttacaagatgATCAAACGCTGAACCATATGTTTGTTAGCGCACGCCAGATCAAAGGTGTCTTCTTCGTTGACGCTCCTCTAGAGGAATCGTACCGTGTCAATATCGCAAAACTAGCAGCCTCGTAACTCCTGCTAAGTGATGCCTTGATGATTGACTTGCTTAATTTCTGCAGTTGCAACATGTAGCTGGAACTAATTCAGTATAAAAACACTCAGTGAAGCTTTAATAATTAAATTGTTAATCAGTGGTTATATAGCACAATTTCAGATATCCACAATTTCAAATAATGAATTACGAAGAAAATAACCTCTATCTTGGCTGTGCTTTGTTAAGCGCTACTCATTCCTCACTGAAGCACCCTGTATTAGGTAAAGTTTGCAAGCGGAGAAATGATAAGTGAACGCAAATTTATGGATGATATTCTGGTTTCATGGTAGGAGGACTGAGCTCCACTTCAGGCTTTAGCCAAGCCACGACTGCTCCTACAAAGACAACGGCTGCTGTTGGTCTTGGTGGTGTGGATCACCCAAGTTCAAGTGTGCCAGGTACAGTCTCTGGCCTTATGCATGGTTTAGCACGTGACTTGGTAGGTATGCCGAATGTGCAATGAACAACTTAATGTATTTGGTAAAGGTCTGTCATAATACTCCGTAACTCGGGCATGTTAAGCGTAATAAGCTGCAGTTATGATGATCTGAAGTCTGTTAGATGTGAAGGCTTTCTGTCGTTATTCATTCTTTTAAGTACTATAGAGTTGTTATTTTTTCACATTGTACAGTGTGGTAAAACAGTTTAAAAGCTTGCTTGCAACAGCTAGTTTCTTTTTATTGACAAAGGCTGTGGTGAGCTCTTGAAAATGAGATATGTGACTTCCTCAAATTTAGTTTTCAGTTCAAGTTTGTGTTGTCTTAGCCTTGCTATCAAGCTGAACTGTGAGGATGTTAAGGGTCCTGTTCATTCAAGCGATGTTTAAAATTTTTTATGAGATTGAGCTTAAGCTGCATGCAATCTCGTTTTGAATGCTGTGCAGTGCATGCAGCTCTTTGTCGATGTAAGCGGAAGCATCCATTTTTATGCTGCCACAATAGTACATCATTGACTGGCTAAAACTGGCCTAAACAAGCacagtggattttttttttttttttttttttgggcagCAAGATTGCAGCAGGGACTGTGGCATTTATGTAGTGGCAGCTTGAGAAAATCCAGGGGGTTCTTTGTCTCCGGTAGCGTTATGCCAAATATGCAACCACTGTGCTATTATTGCAGTGGTGTTGAGGTTATGTGCAAGGAAGCACAAGATCTTGTCATTGAGCCTGAGTCAGGGGCTTCTTGGCCTCATCAAAAAGTGGGAAAATCTACAA
Protein-coding sequences here:
- the LOC142579243 gene encoding uncharacterized protein LOC142579243 isoform X1, whose product is MNPSGAGGFPFGAQQTTQASPFTFGQSAQSPAGGIQPTFGSPTAPSGTGAQQFPFGSPTATVAPTGMNQSYSFGNTTAQAAPTQPQPFSFGGSAQTPAATAASQPFSFGAPSATTTAPVGVAHPFSMASATVRPQTGSMAFGTAQSTTPATTSAPTGFAGFTTTPATAAAVPAFGSGFGATSPASTPFGGFGSTTTAMPSPATSATPGGFAFGMTTATPASTAFGSIGTPTATPASAPAGFGGSSTITSANSAAPAGFGAAFGSTTTAPAPTPSFVGFGSTPASTGTGAPPAFGGFGTGATTTTATSASMLGGFGTVPSQTSAAAPLPGFGGAPATSAASGAAVPAATTASTPSLFGTFGAQTQMAPVPSVTSAAPAASSAAPTFSFGAPTPASSAATPGFGVAQSATTTATPFAGFGAAAAQPATTATGMGVTASSAAAPPLVSPFMATASTAAASPAAPMPSVASAFGGSGTTTTPATASTPSLASVFGGGTAAAPAATSAPSSAASVFGTGTSATTQAASTATSTLPTPAGFGATTAASSAPTVTSATASTAAPAATTATPFGAAFAAGTPGMAPFGQTSTTSTGLSLGGLSSTSGFSQATTAPTKTTAAVGLGGVDHPSSSVPGSVAAGKSDKTVKEESLPQPIVETVEAFKKYVTEQKEVREEIFRIPSQTIAKVQEETVALRQLLSTVENGIQRNSVAVERLKRETSEDLKNAEIAHHTKETPMSLQYENTAPNLYFQKLVENFNQQMKLYKDQIEELEQHFASLSSVSKFTPEELTVTVKKLHAVFVSLAAHLRSIHENIQRRKDELSSGKITGLSSKSQGGTVGTTTTAVTLGPAPFSSTKSDAALAMASALARVGQPTFADSGILGSFGTQPPLGTTGGFGSSTFFGTPGGLGTSSIFGATSPFKPLGTDTYGSSANQTFQLQKPPPGNKRGKK
- the LOC142579243 gene encoding uncharacterized protein LOC142579243 isoform X3; the protein is MNPSGAGGFPFGAQQTTQASPFTFGQSAQSPAGGIQPTFGSPTAPSGTGAQQFPFGSPTATVAPTGMNQSYSFGNTTAQAAPTQPQPFSFGGSAQTPAATAASQPFSFGAPSATTTAPVGVAHPFSMASATVRPQTGSMAFGTAQSTTPATTSAPTGFAGFTTTPATAAAVPAFGSGFGATSPASTPFGGFGSTTTAMPSPATSATPGGFAFGMTTATPASTAFGSIGTPTATPASAPAGFGGSSTITSANSAAPAGFGAAFGSTTTAPAPTPSFVGFGSTPASTGTGAPPAFGGFGTGATTTTATSASMLGGFGTVPSQTSAAAPLPGFGGAPATSAASGAAVPAATTASTPSLFGTFGAQTQMAPVPSVTSAAPAASSAAPTFSFGAPTPASSAATPGFGVAQSATTTATPFAGFGAAAAQPATTATGMGVTASSAAAPPLVSPFMATASTAAASPAAPMPSVASAFGGSGTTTTPATASTPSLASVFGGGTAAAPAATSAPSSAASVFGTGTSATTQAASTATSTLPTPAGFGATTAASSAPTVTSATASTAAPAATTATPFGAAFAAGTPGMAPFGQTSTTSTGLSLGGLSSTSGFSQATTAPTKTTAAVGLGGVDHPSSSVPGSVAAGKSDKTVKEESLPQPIVETVEAFKKYVTEQKEVREEIFRIPSQTIAKVQEETVALRQLLSTVENGIQRNSVAVERLKRETSEDLKNAEIAHHTKETPMSLQYENTAPNLYFQKLVENFNQQMKLYKDQIEELEQHFASLSSVSKFTPEELTVTVKKLHAVFVSLAAHLRSIHENIQRRKDELSSGKITGLSSKSQGGTVGTTTTAVTLGPAPFSSTKSDAALAMASALARVGQPTFADSGILGSFGTQPPLGTTGGFGSSTFFGTPGGLGTSSIFGATSPFKPLGK
- the LOC142579243 gene encoding uncharacterized protein LOC142579243 isoform X2 — its product is MNPSGAGGFPFGAQQTTQASPFTFGQSAQSPAGGIQPTFGSPTAPSGTGAQQFPFGSPTATVAPTGMNQSYSFGNTTAQAAPTQPQPFSFGGSAQTPAATGVAHPFSMASATVRPQTGSMAFGTAQSTTPATTSAPTGFAGFTTTPATAAAVPAFGSGFGATSPASTPFGGFGSTTTAMPSPATSATPGGFAFGMTTATPASTAFGSIGTPTATPASAPAGFGGSSTITSANSAAPAGFGAAFGSTTTAPAPTPSFVGFGSTPASTGTGAPPAFGGFGTGATTTTATSASMLGGFGTVPSQTSAAAPLPGFGGAPATSAASGAAVPAATTASTPSLFGTFGAQTQMAPVPSVTSAAPAASSAAPTFSFGAPTPASSAATPGFGVAQSATTTATPFAGFGAAAAQPATTATGMGVTASSAAAPPLVSPFMATASTAAASPAAPMPSVASAFGGSGTTTTPATASTPSLASVFGGGTAAAPAATSAPSSAASVFGTGTSATTQAASTATSTLPTPAGFGATTAASSAPTVTSATASTAAPAATTATPFGAAFAAGTPGMAPFGQTSTTSTGLSLGGLSSTSGFSQATTAPTKTTAAVGLGGVDHPSSSVPGSVAAGKSDKTVKEESLPQPIVETVEAFKKYVTEQKEVREEIFRIPSQTIAKVQEETVALRQLLSTVENGIQRNSVAVERLKRETSEDLKNAEIAHHTKETPMSLQYENTAPNLYFQKLVENFNQQMKLYKDQIEELEQHFASLSSVSKFTPEELTVTVKKLHAVFVSLAAHLRSIHENIQRRKDELSSGKITGLSSKSQGGTVGTTTTAVTLGPAPFSSTKSDAALAMASALARVGQPTFADSGILGSFGTQPPLGTTGGFGSSTFFGTPGGLGTSSIFGATSPFKPLGTDTYGSSANQTFQLQKPPPGNKRGKK